A DNA window from Porphyromonas gingivalis ATCC 33277 contains the following coding sequences:
- a CDS encoding AAA family ATPase codes for MSETIDIKALTELIEQKSSFVNLITHGMAQNIVGQNHLVESLLIGLLADGHILLEGVPGLAKTLAIKTLAGLISAKYNRIQFTPDLLPADVVGTMMYSQKREEFQVKQGPIFANFILADEINRAPAKVQSALLEAMQERQVTIGETTFMLPEPFLVMATQNPIEQEGTYQLPEAQVDRFMMKVLIDYPQKKEEMQIIRQNIGGRSAEIRPVITTEEILEARQVIRQVYLDEKIEQYIVDIVFATRYPEQFGLNALKDMISFGASPRASINLALAARAYAFIKHRGYVIPEDVRAVCHDVMRHRIGLSYEAEANSLTPDAVVNEILNKVEVP; via the coding sequence ATGAGTGAAACCATTGACATAAAGGCTCTTACAGAGCTTATTGAGCAGAAAAGCTCATTTGTGAATCTCATCACGCACGGTATGGCGCAGAATATCGTCGGACAGAACCATTTGGTGGAGTCGCTTCTGATCGGACTGTTGGCCGATGGACATATCCTGCTCGAAGGAGTACCGGGATTAGCCAAGACTTTGGCTATCAAAACTCTGGCCGGACTGATTAGTGCCAAGTACAACCGCATACAATTTACACCGGACCTCTTGCCAGCTGACGTGGTAGGTACCATGATGTACAGCCAGAAACGGGAGGAATTTCAAGTAAAGCAAGGCCCTATTTTCGCAAACTTTATTTTGGCTGATGAGATCAACCGTGCTCCTGCCAAAGTGCAGAGTGCTCTGCTCGAAGCGATGCAGGAGAGACAGGTTACCATTGGGGAAACGACTTTCATGCTCCCTGAGCCTTTCCTCGTAATGGCTACCCAGAATCCTATCGAGCAAGAGGGTACTTATCAGTTGCCAGAGGCACAGGTAGACCGATTCATGATGAAGGTGCTGATAGACTATCCCCAAAAGAAGGAGGAGATGCAGATCATTCGTCAGAATATCGGTGGCCGGTCGGCAGAGATTCGTCCGGTGATCACTACGGAGGAAATACTGGAAGCGCGCCAAGTGATAAGGCAGGTGTATCTGGATGAGAAGATCGAGCAATATATAGTTGATATTGTTTTTGCCACGCGCTATCCCGAACAATTCGGCTTGAATGCTCTGAAAGATATGATCAGTTTCGGAGCTTCGCCCCGAGCTTCTATCAATTTAGCATTGGCTGCACGTGCATACGCCTTCATCAAGCATAGAGGTTATGTGATTCCTGAGGATGTACGTGCCGTATGTCATGACGTGATGCGTCACCGTATCGGACTCAGCTATGAGGCAGAGGCTAATAGTTTGACTCCGGATGCTGTCGTCAATGAGATCCTGAACAAAGTAGAAGTCCCTTAA
- the nadA gene encoding quinolinate synthase NadA, whose product MQTKDILKEIELLKKERNAIILAHYYARPEVQDIADYIGDSLGLSRQAADTEADTILFCGVHFMAETASIISPQKTILTPTKYAGCSLAEGASAEGLRRWKEQNPDGLIVSYVNTTAEVKAWTDYCCTSSNALKVVESLPRDRKILFGPDRNLGAYISRKTGREMELWNASCFVHERITEESILEAMELYPDADILIHPESEGSHSPRVLSSDRCFMYSTAGILNHARESDKKMFVIATEPETLHVLRKENPGKTFIAIQPDNRCFHMKQTGLWEVLEALRHNRYEVKVPAEIREKALLSIERMLAVG is encoded by the coding sequence ATGCAAACAAAGGATATTCTTAAGGAGATAGAACTTCTCAAGAAAGAACGGAATGCCATTATTTTGGCGCACTACTATGCACGCCCTGAGGTGCAGGACATTGCCGATTATATCGGCGATTCTCTTGGTCTGTCCCGTCAGGCTGCCGATACGGAGGCGGACACGATACTCTTTTGCGGAGTCCACTTCATGGCCGAAACGGCTTCGATTATTTCGCCACAGAAGACTATCCTCACTCCCACGAAATATGCCGGTTGTTCTTTGGCCGAAGGTGCCTCTGCTGAAGGCTTGCGTCGGTGGAAGGAGCAGAACCCGGATGGACTCATCGTTAGCTATGTCAATACGACTGCCGAGGTAAAGGCTTGGACGGACTACTGCTGTACAAGCAGCAATGCACTCAAGGTAGTGGAGAGCTTGCCTCGAGACAGAAAAATTCTCTTTGGCCCGGATAGAAACCTTGGAGCTTATATCTCGCGGAAGACAGGACGGGAGATGGAACTTTGGAATGCTTCGTGTTTCGTACATGAGCGGATTACGGAAGAATCCATCTTAGAGGCTATGGAGCTGTATCCCGATGCTGATATTCTCATTCATCCGGAGAGCGAGGGTTCTCATTCGCCACGAGTGCTGAGTAGCGATCGCTGCTTTATGTATTCCACGGCCGGTATTCTTAATCATGCTCGGGAGTCCGACAAAAAAATGTTTGTTATTGCGACAGAGCCGGAGACGCTACACGTGTTACGGAAAGAAAATCCGGGTAAAACGTTTATTGCCATTCAACCCGACAACCGCTGTTTTCATATGAAACAAACAGGTTTGTGGGAGGTCTTGGAAGCTCTCCGCCACAACCGTTATGAAGTAAAAGTGCCTGCCGAAATCAGGGAGAAGGCTTTGCTCTCGATCGAGCGAATGCTGGCCGTTGGCTGA
- the nadC gene encoding carboxylating nicotinate-nucleotide diphosphorylase produces MTHEEMLLEKLIDLAIAEDIADGDISSNAIIPQSEGAAATMVMKADGIISGMEVARRVFERFEAVTWTPYVSDGDSVKRGQVILRVEGSYRALLQAERLALNFLQRMSGIATMTARYAEALKGTAVRLLDTRKTAPGMRITDKMAVRHGGGHNHRMGLYDMIMLKDNHIKVAGGIPQAIEAARRALPLSIKLEVETSNLAEVEEAVRYGADIIMLDNMDNDTMCEAVRLIAGRARTEASGNMTLERLQSVAETGVDYISVGALTHSVTAMDISMNFLLTQ; encoded by the coding sequence ATGACTCATGAAGAAATGCTTTTGGAAAAATTGATCGATCTGGCAATTGCAGAGGACATTGCCGATGGAGACATTTCTTCCAATGCCATTATCCCCCAATCGGAAGGAGCTGCAGCCACAATGGTAATGAAGGCTGATGGCATCATATCCGGCATGGAGGTAGCTCGCCGTGTCTTCGAACGATTCGAAGCCGTGACTTGGACTCCCTATGTATCGGATGGCGACTCCGTAAAACGCGGTCAAGTAATCCTGCGTGTGGAAGGCAGTTACCGGGCTTTGTTGCAAGCCGAACGATTGGCACTTAATTTTTTGCAAAGAATGAGTGGTATTGCCACTATGACCGCGCGCTATGCCGAGGCTTTGAAAGGTACGGCTGTAAGGCTTTTGGATACCCGTAAGACGGCACCCGGTATGCGAATAACGGACAAGATGGCCGTTCGCCATGGCGGTGGACATAATCATCGCATGGGACTCTATGATATGATTATGCTCAAGGACAATCACATCAAGGTAGCCGGAGGGATACCCCAAGCCATCGAAGCGGCGAGAAGAGCACTCCCTCTCTCGATCAAGCTGGAAGTGGAAACGTCCAATTTGGCTGAGGTCGAAGAAGCAGTACGCTATGGTGCAGACATAATCATGCTGGACAATATGGACAACGATACCATGTGCGAAGCGGTGAGGCTGATTGCCGGTCGGGCCAGGACAGAAGCCAGCGGCAATATGACACTCGAACGGCTGCAAAGTGTGGCAGAAACGGGTGTTGATTACATCAGCGTAGGCGCTTTGACTCATAGCGTTACGGCCATGGACATCAGCATGAATTTCCTCCTTACTCAGTAA
- the nadB gene encoding L-aspartate oxidase encodes MNRFDYIVVGGGLAGLYTAFKASKHGRVALITKADIHESNSYFAQGGVAAVTAADDAPDNHYNDTVEAGRGLCEDEAVRVLAEEAPERIDELIRWGMRFDTEADGLLALGLEGGHHHKRILHAGGDSTGRMLTSFMIDSVLQTSAIEIFVNHQAVELLIDDLGCRGVRTWDWGHGREVVFYGKHTVMATGGSAAIYRRSTNPQGTLGDGIALCYHAGCEVRDMEFVQFHPTALYNPKGEAFLISEAVRGEGAHLYNSRGERFMQGVHELGELAPRDVVARRIFLEMRRLGDEYVYLDLRHLDPDHIRKRFPTICARCAELGLDLTDRIPVAPAAHYTVGGISTDLNGCTAVPHLYAVGEVASTGIMGANRLASNSLIECLVFGHRVVADTIASDSIDYPTMPLSVVGYPKPKDASLYHKVKEQLSRLMTDYVGIIRNEEGLLSVDRKIEELRRTLLGTEDLYACFAEQLLTVGQLIVRGAIARRESRGGHYREDYPDTSEAYRKHSSYTLAGGAGNTK; translated from the coding sequence TGCCGGCCTCTATACGGCTTTCAAGGCTTCGAAGCATGGTCGGGTAGCTCTGATAACCAAAGCTGACATCCATGAGAGCAATTCGTACTTTGCACAAGGGGGAGTCGCAGCGGTTACTGCTGCTGACGATGCACCGGACAACCACTATAACGATACGGTCGAAGCAGGTCGGGGCCTTTGTGAGGATGAAGCCGTAAGGGTACTTGCCGAAGAGGCTCCGGAGCGGATCGATGAGTTGATCCGTTGGGGGATGCGTTTCGATACGGAAGCCGATGGCCTATTGGCTCTGGGGCTTGAAGGCGGACACCACCACAAGCGGATTCTGCATGCAGGGGGTGATTCTACCGGTAGGATGCTCACGAGCTTTATGATCGATAGCGTGCTGCAAACTTCTGCAATAGAGATATTTGTCAATCACCAAGCGGTCGAATTGCTGATAGACGACCTCGGTTGCCGTGGCGTACGTACATGGGATTGGGGACATGGGCGTGAAGTCGTTTTCTATGGCAAGCATACGGTGATGGCCACCGGGGGATCGGCTGCCATCTACCGAAGATCTACCAATCCGCAGGGTACCCTCGGAGATGGGATTGCCCTCTGCTATCATGCCGGCTGTGAGGTGCGCGACATGGAGTTTGTCCAATTTCATCCCACAGCTCTGTACAATCCGAAAGGAGAAGCCTTCCTGATCAGTGAGGCCGTACGGGGAGAAGGGGCGCATCTATATAATAGTAGAGGCGAACGCTTCATGCAAGGCGTTCACGAATTGGGCGAATTGGCTCCTCGCGATGTGGTGGCACGGCGGATCTTCTTAGAGATGCGACGTTTGGGAGACGAATATGTCTATCTCGATTTACGACATCTGGATCCGGATCATATTCGCAAACGTTTTCCCACGATATGTGCTCGCTGTGCAGAGTTGGGTTTGGATCTGACAGACCGTATTCCTGTGGCTCCGGCTGCACACTACACAGTGGGAGGGATTAGTACGGATCTGAATGGCTGTACGGCCGTACCTCATCTATATGCTGTGGGAGAGGTGGCTTCTACTGGAATAATGGGGGCAAACAGGTTGGCCTCCAATTCTCTGATCGAATGCCTCGTGTTCGGTCATCGTGTTGTGGCTGATACGATTGCCTCGGATTCGATTGACTATCCGACAATGCCATTGAGCGTGGTTGGCTATCCTAAGCCGAAAGATGCATCGCTCTATCATAAGGTAAAAGAGCAGTTGTCCCGTCTGATGACCGATTATGTCGGTATCATTCGTAACGAAGAAGGTCTTCTGTCCGTGGATCGGAAGATAGAAGAACTTCGGCGGACACTACTCGGAACAGAAGATCTTTATGCTTGTTTTGCCGAGCAGCTGCTGACAGTGGGTCAGCTCATCGTTCGGGGGGCGATAGCTCGCCGAGAAAGTAGAGGAGGGCATTATCGGGAAGACTATCCCGATACGAGCGAAGCCTATCGCAAGCACTCCTCTTACACCCTTGCCGGCGGAGCGGGAAATACCAAATAA